A genome region from bacterium includes the following:
- the ppk1 gene encoding polyphosphate kinase 1, protein MKDPEPRFINREISWLSFNERVLQEADDPATPLIERIKFLGIFSSNLDEFFRVRVATLRRMVKAGKKKKILMGKYPEEVLNEIQQIVIRQQNNFDEIYQKILKELKKENINIVNEKQLSPEQEVYVRNYFHQEVRQTLFPVMIENLKQFPILKDHSVYLAVLLYKKKNTKFPKHALIEVPTRILTRFLVLPSQDDGVYIILLDDVIRIGLGVIFSMFGFTSYKAYIVKLTRDAELDIDDEDITMSFFEKMSRSLKDRKKGSPVRFIYDSSIPEDFLKMFVKKNRFTDTDSLIPGGRYHNFKDFMSFPAVGSKSLRYKPMPMVPHKDIIPDSSLLKLIRKKDIMIYYPYQSFHYFIDLLREASIDPKVVSIKITLYRVAKDSNVNNALIRAARNGKSVTAVIELKARFDEEANIYWTDQLREEGVSIIHGVPNLKVHCKLCLITRREKGKLVHYAHIGTGNYNENTAKVYSDHSLLTAHPGITGDIKKVFDFFDNNYKTSTYNHLIVSPFLTRKKMSAFIKNEVTNARKGKKAYILLKLNSLVDEMMIEKLYNASQAGVKIDLIVRGACSLVPGVKGLSENIRAISIIDRFLEHSRVFVFHNGGDELLFISSCDWMTRNLDRRIEATCPIYDKEIRNELKTFLDIQLRDNTKARILNEAQDNPYIREPDKPPVQAQVDFYRFLEAQAKSSSANNPGK, encoded by the coding sequence ATGAAAGACCCGGAACCCAGATTTATCAACCGTGAAATAAGCTGGCTTTCCTTTAATGAGCGTGTTCTTCAGGAAGCCGATGATCCGGCGACTCCTCTTATCGAGCGGATTAAATTCCTCGGAATATTCTCCTCGAACCTCGACGAGTTTTTCAGGGTCAGGGTTGCGACGCTCAGACGTATGGTAAAAGCCGGGAAAAAGAAAAAAATTCTCATGGGGAAATATCCGGAAGAGGTTCTTAACGAGATTCAGCAGATTGTCATCCGTCAGCAGAACAACTTCGACGAGATTTATCAGAAGATACTGAAAGAGCTGAAAAAAGAAAATATTAACATCGTTAACGAAAAACAGCTCAGCCCGGAGCAGGAAGTGTATGTCAGAAATTATTTCCACCAGGAAGTCAGGCAGACACTGTTCCCTGTAATGATAGAGAATCTCAAGCAGTTCCCCATATTAAAGGATCATTCCGTTTACCTTGCGGTTCTGCTGTATAAGAAGAAAAATACGAAATTCCCCAAACATGCCCTGATAGAGGTTCCGACGAGGATTCTGACGAGATTCCTTGTTTTACCTTCACAGGATGACGGTGTTTACATCATCCTGCTCGACGATGTGATACGGATAGGGCTCGGGGTAATATTTTCGATGTTCGGTTTTACATCGTATAAGGCATATATCGTCAAGCTCACCCGTGATGCCGAGCTCGATATCGACGATGAAGACATTACCATGAGCTTTTTCGAGAAAATGAGCAGGAGCCTGAAAGACCGGAAAAAAGGCTCACCCGTCCGGTTTATTTACGACAGTTCGATCCCGGAAGATTTTTTGAAAATGTTTGTTAAAAAGAACCGTTTCACCGATACCGATTCGCTCATTCCGGGCGGAAGATACCATAATTTCAAAGATTTCATGTCATTTCCTGCGGTAGGCTCGAAGTCCCTTCGGTATAAACCTATGCCCATGGTGCCTCATAAGGATATCATTCCCGATTCCAGCCTGCTGAAGCTGATCAGGAAAAAAGACATAATGATTTACTACCCGTATCAATCGTTTCACTACTTTATCGATTTATTACGGGAAGCGTCTATCGACCCGAAAGTCGTTTCGATAAAAATAACGCTGTACCGGGTTGCCAAGGATTCGAATGTAAATAATGCTCTCATACGGGCTGCCAGAAACGGGAAATCGGTCACCGCCGTCATCGAGCTTAAAGCACGCTTTGACGAGGAAGCGAATATTTACTGGACCGACCAGCTCCGTGAGGAAGGAGTGAGTATCATCCACGGTGTTCCCAACCTCAAAGTCCATTGCAAACTATGTCTCATCACACGCCGGGAGAAGGGCAAGCTTGTCCATTACGCGCATATCGGTACGGGGAATTATAACGAAAACACCGCGAAGGTATACAGCGACCATAGTTTATTGACAGCACATCCCGGAATTACTGGTGATATTAAAAAAGTATTCGATTTTTTCGATAATAATTATAAAACGAGTACGTATAACCATCTCATTGTGTCACCCTTTCTGACAAGAAAGAAAATGAGCGCTTTTATAAAAAACGAAGTGACAAACGCTCGAAAAGGGAAAAAAGCATATATTCTTCTGAAGCTCAACAGTCTTGTCGATGAGATGATGATAGAAAAACTCTATAACGCCAGCCAGGCCGGGGTGAAAATCGACCTTATCGTCCGTGGCGCATGTTCGCTGGTGCCTGGTGTGAAGGGTTTGAGCGAGAATATCCGGGCCATAAGTATCATCGACCGTTTTCTCGAACATTCCCGGGTGTTTGTTTTCCACAACGGGGGAGATGAGCTCTTATTTATTTCCTCATGTGACTGGATGACACGGAACCTGGACAGGCGAATCGAGGCAACCTGCCCGATTTATGATAAGGAAATCCGGAATGAGTTAAAAACCTTTCTTGATATTCAGCTCAGGGACAACACCAAAGCCCGAATACTGAACGAGGCTCAGGATAATCCCTACATACGGGAGCCCGATAAACCTCCTGTACAGGCCCAGGTCGATTTCTACCGGTTTCTGGAAGCGCAGGCGAAGTCTTCTTCGGCGAACAATCCGGGGAAATGA